CTCCACCCTGACCGCCCTCCTCTTCGAGGCACCCGTCCCACCGGAACACGCCCGCGAACTGACCCCCGTCCTGACCGGCCTCCTGGCCAAGACGCCCGAGGAACGCATGGACGGCGAGGAGGCGGCCCGCAGACTGGCCGAGGTGGCGACGGCGGCCCGGAGAACGGTCGTGGAAACACCGCCCGCCCCACCGAAGCCGACCGTGGTGGTCCCTCACCCCCAACCGCCGAACACCCCCCAGCCACCGAACACCCCCCAGCCGCCGCACACCCCCGAACCGCCGAGAGAACCCGACTCTCCCCACAGAAGGTCCCGCAAGGGCCTCATCGCCCTCCTCGCGGTCGCGCTCCTGCTGATCGGCGGCGGAGTGTGGGCGGGCACCGCCATGTCCGGCAGCAAGGACGGGAAAAACGTCGCGGACACCCCAAGCCCGACGGGACCGGTCAAGCTGTACGGCGAGAACGTGGATCTGACGAAGGAACTTCAGCCCGGGGACTGCGTCTCGACGGTCTGGGCCCAGGGCAAGCTGAAGGGCGTACCCAGTTCCGTGGGGGTTGTGGACTGCGTCGACACAGCAGAACAAGTGGACGGCCAGGTGGTCAAGACGGACGCGGCCACCTCCCTGGACGACGCGAAGGAGAACGGCCCGGCCCGCTGCAAGGACCTCCTGGCGGCCACCGTGCACCGGATGGCCGACGCCCAGGCGTACGGACTCCCGCCGGGCGAGCAGGGATGGGACAACGGCGTGCACAGCACTGCCTGCCTGATCTTCAACAAGACCGTCACCTTGTACGGACCGGTCGACACCTTCCGCAACCAGGGCGAAGTGGTCTGGCTGACCAACAGCTCGATCGGTGACTGCCTCAACACCAAAGACACGACCACGCTGATCCTCGGCGACTGCAGCGCTCCCCACAACGAGCAGGTCGTCGGCTTCGTGAAGGCACCCGCCGGCATGTCCTACACGTCGGCCTACGACCAATCGCCGAAGCTGTGCACGAACAAGTACTCATCGACCTACGGAAACGGCCCCGGCCAGGACCTGAACGCCTGGACGAACAAGACCGACTACACCG
This window of the Streptomyces sp. NBC_01275 genome carries:
- a CDS encoding serine/threonine-protein kinase codes for the protein MTNFDDSAGRVIAGRYRLLNKIGAGGMGRVWLAYDLELACEVAIKEIIFAQDLSETELAARVSRARSEARMAARLRDHPHVATVHDVVDEDGWPWIVMAYVPGATTLQEVVREHGPLDVQETARIGLAVLDALLTGHRIGILHRDVKPANILLTTPGPDAPYPEEHGQILLADYGIALRPDSGEPRLTSASGIVGTAGFLAPERARGAPPSAPADLFALGATLYFAVSGKGPFDRDSEASTLTALLFEAPVPPEHARELTPVLTGLLAKTPEERMDGEEAARRLAEVATAARRTVVETPPAPPKPTVVVPHPQPPNTPQPPNTPQPPHTPEPPREPDSPHRRSRKGLIALLAVALLLIGGGVWAGTAMSGSKDGKNVADTPSPTGPVKLYGENVDLTKELQPGDCVSTVWAQGKLKGVPSSVGVVDCVDTAEQVDGQVVKTDAATSLDDAKENGPARCKDLLAATVHRMADAQAYGLPPGEQGWDNGVHSTACLIFNKTVTLYGPVDTFRNQGEVVWLTNSSIGDCLNTKDTTTLILGDCSAPHNEQVVGFVKAPAGMSYTSAYDQSPKLCTNKYSSTYGNGPGQDLNAWTNKTDYTDGFRYVMCTVYRPDGKKLTGDVTAPASFRFTR